One stretch of Verrucomicrobiia bacterium DNA includes these proteins:
- a CDS encoding agmatine deiminase family protein → MANAERITNTTPAELGYSMPAEWDKHAATWLGWPHNETDWPDKIDTIRWVYGEMVRKISPGERVRILIRHASEQKLAASYLKRANCDLRQIDFIVHPTNRGWTRDSGPIHVKLKRKSKGANSKQDKAIVHFHFNAWAKYDDWQKDTRVPEVASKFLKRPLFDAQFNGKKFVVEGGGIEVNGSGTLLTTEECYQHPKIQVRNPGMTRAQYDETFRKYLGVKNVLWLLNGPVGDDTHGHIDDIARFTDRKTLVLIQEKNRKDINYNPLAENWERVQDLRLEDGSRPEVVALPMPSPLHYGDWRLPASYANFYICNACVIVPTFNDVNDRIALGILGDLFKDRPVVGIHAVDLVLGFGSLHCLTQQEPA, encoded by the coding sequence ATGGCAAACGCAGAACGCATCACGAACACGACGCCCGCGGAACTCGGATATTCCATGCCTGCAGAATGGGATAAGCACGCGGCGACATGGCTGGGCTGGCCGCACAACGAAACGGATTGGCCGGATAAGATCGACACCATTCGCTGGGTGTACGGCGAAATGGTGCGCAAGATTTCGCCGGGCGAACGTGTTCGCATCCTGATTCGCCACGCCAGCGAACAAAAGCTCGCAGCCAGCTACCTCAAGCGCGCGAACTGCGACCTTCGGCAGATCGATTTCATCGTGCATCCGACGAATCGGGGCTGGACGCGCGACAGCGGGCCAATCCACGTGAAGCTGAAACGGAAATCGAAGGGAGCCAATTCAAAGCAGGACAAGGCCATTGTTCATTTCCATTTCAATGCGTGGGCCAAATACGATGACTGGCAGAAGGACACGCGCGTGCCCGAGGTCGCCTCTAAGTTCCTGAAGCGGCCGCTGTTCGACGCGCAGTTCAACGGAAAGAAGTTTGTCGTTGAAGGCGGCGGCATTGAGGTGAACGGCAGCGGAACACTGCTCACCACCGAGGAATGCTACCAACATCCCAAGATCCAGGTGCGCAATCCTGGTATGACGCGCGCCCAGTATGATGAAACGTTCCGGAAATATCTCGGCGTGAAAAATGTCCTCTGGCTTTTGAACGGGCCGGTGGGTGACGACACACACGGGCACATCGACGACATCGCGCGCTTTACCGATCGCAAGACCTTGGTGTTGATCCAGGAGAAGAATCGGAAGGACATCAATTACAACCCGCTCGCTGAGAACTGGGAACGCGTCCAGGACCTGCGCCTTGAGGACGGCTCAAGGCCCGAGGTGGTTGCGCTGCCGATGCCGTCGCCACTGCATTACGGCGACTGGCGGCTCCCCGCAAGTTACGCCAATTTCTACATCTGTAATGCGTGCGTGATCGTGCCGACGTTCAATGACGTGAATGATCGGATCGCGCTTGGGATCCTCGGTGACTTGTTCAAGGATCGCCCCGTGGTTGGAATCCATGCTGTTGATCTCGTCCTCGGTTTTGGATCGCTTCACTGTCTGACGCAACAGGAACCCGCGTGA
- the carB gene encoding carbamoyl-phosphate synthase large subunit, with protein sequence MPKRNDIHSVLIIGAGPIIIGQAVEFDYSGVQACKALKEEGYRVVLVNSNPATIMTDPEFADRTYIEPITPDCVEKIIVREKAEMARMGAPGKLVLLPTLGGQTALNTAMALHKNGALERHDVEMIGAKAEAIHKGENREAFKQLMLSIGLDVPISGTAHTMEEARAVAEKVGRLPLIIRPAFTLGGTGGGIAYNRDEFEEIAKRGMELSPVSEILIEESLLGWKEYEMEVMRDKADNCVIICSIENFDPMGVHTGDSITVAPIQTLTDKEYQIMRDQSFAVIRAVGVETGGSNIQFGVNPDNGRMVIIEMNPRVSRSSALASKATGFPIAKIAAKLAVGYLLDEIKNDITRETPASFEPTIDYVVTKIPRFAFEKFPQADPTLTTQMKSVGEAMAIGRTFKESLQKCLRSLEIGRYGLGGDGKPWRIGTEVYGDREILPRDVISRKLTVPNAERIFFIRHAMRAGFSVDEIFNLTKIDRWFLTQIKQIVDFEEELATAGQ encoded by the coding sequence ATGCCCAAGCGCAACGACATCCATAGCGTGCTGATCATCGGCGCCGGACCGATCATCATCGGCCAGGCAGTTGAATTCGATTACTCCGGCGTTCAGGCCTGCAAGGCGCTGAAGGAGGAGGGTTACCGCGTGGTGCTCGTGAATTCGAACCCGGCGACCATCATGACGGACCCGGAGTTCGCCGATCGCACCTACATTGAGCCAATCACGCCCGACTGCGTGGAGAAGATCATTGTGCGCGAAAAGGCGGAGATGGCGCGGATGGGCGCGCCCGGCAAGCTCGTGCTGCTGCCAACCCTCGGCGGGCAGACCGCGCTGAACACTGCGATGGCCCTGCATAAGAATGGCGCCCTGGAGCGGCATGACGTGGAGATGATCGGCGCGAAGGCGGAAGCCATTCACAAGGGCGAAAATCGCGAGGCGTTCAAGCAGCTCATGCTCAGCATCGGCCTGGACGTTCCGATTTCGGGAACGGCGCACACGATGGAAGAGGCTCGTGCGGTTGCGGAAAAGGTTGGGCGCCTGCCCTTGATCATTCGCCCTGCGTTTACGCTCGGCGGCACAGGCGGGGGCATTGCGTATAATCGCGACGAGTTCGAGGAAATCGCCAAGCGCGGCATGGAACTATCGCCCGTCTCTGAAATCCTGATCGAGGAATCGCTGCTCGGCTGGAAGGAATACGAGATGGAGGTCATGCGGGACAAGGCAGACAACTGCGTGATCATCTGCTCGATCGAGAATTTCGATCCCATGGGGGTTCACACGGGCGATTCAATCACGGTCGCGCCGATCCAGACACTGACGGACAAGGAATACCAGATCATGCGCGACCAGAGTTTCGCGGTGATTCGCGCGGTCGGCGTTGAAACCGGTGGATCGAACATCCAGTTCGGCGTGAACCCGGACAACGGCCGCATGGTTATCATCGAGATGAACCCGCGCGTCAGCCGCAGTTCGGCTCTCGCCTCCAAGGCAACCGGGTTTCCAATCGCGAAAATCGCCGCAAAGCTTGCGGTGGGATACCTGCTCGATGAGATCAAGAACGACATCACACGCGAAACACCCGCGAGCTTTGAGCCGACGATTGATTACGTGGTCACCAAGATCCCGCGCTTTGCGTTCGAGAAGTTTCCGCAAGCCGATCCAACCTTGACCACGCAGATGAAGAGCGTGGGTGAGGCGATGGCGATCGGGCGCACGTTCAAGGAGAGTTTGCAGAAGTGTTTGCGCTCGCTGGAGATTGGACGTTACGGACTGGGTGGCGATGGGAAACCCTGGCGCATCGGAACCGAAGTATACGGCGACCGTGAAATCCTCCCGCGCGACGTGATCAGCCGGAAACTGACGGTGCCGAATGCGGAGCGAATCTTTTTTATTCGACACGCCATGCGCGCGGGTTTCAGCGTCGACGAGATTTTCAACCTGACGAAGATCGATCGCTGGTTTCTTACACAGATCAAGCAGATCGTGGATTTCGAAGAAGAGTTGGCGACGGCTGGACAGTAG
- a CDS encoding cation-translocating P-type ATPase, translating into MPAETIERPKAAGGPAATELMVTGMDCSNCVRHVTDALQSVPGVHSAWVSLETKRAAVRWNPGAQPSADALFKAVSGAGYNASLAPAATPNSTDHGEHKMAGWEFTLWIGVLGTIPIMLGEWVFHVAMTPWFQWVAFVLASLVQVLAGAQFYRGAWNQLKVGRSNMDTLVALGSTTAYAYSTWALVTGRGGHVYFMESAAIITLISLGHWMESRVSLKASGALRQLLNLVPQTARRLEADNSETEVPASMLHVDDRIVLRPGDRVPTDAAVLEGESAVDESMLTGESIPVDKKPESALFAGTVNANGRLVARVTATGDATAVAHIIAAVQRAQTSRAGIQRLGDRVSSVFVPIVVGIAVIAALWWGLAPQSALHAHQAVAPYLWPATIPDGRTAAAFIIAAAVLIIACPCAMGLATPTAIMAGSNAAAQRGILVRDGVALEKAGTVTGVVFDKTGTLTLGKPDVAKVLELRGDLDVKTFAASLARNSNHPISQALAKIAEGQTLVSRWRELRGAGVEGFISIDGQEKRLIQGSIPWLRESGVDLAAGESFVHEWASQGATLAGLAAEGELLAVFAVRDTLKHGAAQVVADLQARGLKVYLLTGDNPVTAASVARQVGIAPDNVFAGVKPEQKAGFVERLQKSGERIAFVGDGINDAPALEQADLGVAVTRASDVAREAADIILLKSEIEAVPEALGLARATLRTIKQNLFWAFFYNAVGVPLAALGFLSPILCAAAMGVSDIIVIGNALRLRRWRLPARN; encoded by the coding sequence ATGCCTGCTGAAACGATAGAACGGCCAAAGGCGGCGGGAGGTCCGGCTGCGACGGAATTGATGGTGACTGGGATGGATTGCAGCAATTGCGTCCGCCATGTCACCGATGCGCTGCAGAGCGTTCCGGGTGTTCACAGCGCATGGGTGAGCCTCGAGACGAAACGAGCCGCGGTTCGATGGAACCCCGGAGCACAGCCATCGGCCGACGCGCTTTTCAAAGCCGTTTCCGGCGCGGGGTACAACGCCAGCCTCGCGCCCGCGGCCACTCCTAACTCAACGGATCACGGCGAACATAAAATGGCCGGCTGGGAATTCACGCTTTGGATCGGAGTGCTGGGAACGATTCCAATCATGCTCGGCGAATGGGTCTTCCATGTCGCAATGACCCCGTGGTTTCAGTGGGTCGCGTTCGTGCTGGCAAGCCTTGTGCAGGTCCTGGCCGGAGCCCAGTTTTATCGGGGCGCCTGGAACCAGTTAAAGGTGGGACGCTCGAACATGGACACACTGGTGGCGCTGGGTTCCACGACGGCCTACGCCTACAGCACGTGGGCCCTTGTGACTGGCCGCGGCGGTCACGTGTATTTCATGGAATCGGCGGCGATCATTACCCTGATCAGCCTCGGCCATTGGATGGAATCGCGCGTCAGCCTCAAGGCTTCAGGCGCGTTGCGACAGTTGCTGAACCTCGTTCCGCAAACGGCGCGGCGACTGGAGGCCGATAATTCCGAAACGGAAGTTCCCGCATCAATGCTGCACGTGGATGATCGTATTGTGCTGAGGCCCGGAGATCGGGTGCCGACCGACGCGGCCGTGCTTGAAGGGGAATCGGCTGTGGACGAATCGATGTTGACGGGCGAATCGATCCCTGTGGACAAGAAGCCGGAAAGCGCGCTGTTCGCAGGCACCGTGAATGCGAACGGGCGGCTCGTGGCACGCGTGACGGCCACGGGTGATGCGACTGCTGTCGCACACATCATCGCCGCAGTGCAGCGTGCGCAAACGAGCCGGGCTGGCATCCAAAGGCTGGGCGATCGGGTCAGCAGCGTGTTTGTTCCGATTGTCGTTGGCATCGCCGTGATCGCCGCATTGTGGTGGGGACTTGCGCCCCAGTCGGCCTTGCACGCGCATCAGGCGGTCGCACCGTATTTGTGGCCTGCGACGATTCCCGACGGCCGGACGGCAGCAGCCTTCATCATTGCCGCGGCGGTCTTGATCATAGCGTGCCCCTGCGCGATGGGCCTGGCCACGCCCACAGCAATCATGGCGGGTTCCAATGCCGCGGCTCAACGCGGCATTCTCGTACGCGACGGCGTGGCACTGGAGAAAGCGGGAACCGTCACCGGCGTTGTGTTTGACAAGACAGGCACGCTCACACTGGGAAAACCGGACGTCGCCAAAGTTCTGGAACTTCGTGGCGACCTCGACGTCAAGACGTTTGCCGCATCGCTGGCGCGAAATTCAAATCATCCCATCAGCCAGGCACTCGCCAAAATTGCGGAGGGTCAAACGCTCGTCAGCCGCTGGCGTGAACTCCGGGGCGCAGGGGTCGAAGGGTTTATTTCGATCGACGGGCAGGAAAAGCGATTGATCCAGGGATCGATCCCGTGGTTGCGCGAAAGCGGGGTGGACCTGGCCGCTGGTGAAAGCTTCGTGCACGAATGGGCCAGCCAGGGCGCGACGCTCGCCGGCCTAGCGGCGGAAGGCGAACTGCTCGCCGTGTTTGCGGTTCGCGACACGCTGAAACACGGCGCCGCGCAAGTGGTCGCCGATCTGCAGGCACGCGGGCTGAAAGTTTATCTGTTAACCGGGGACAATCCGGTCACTGCGGCCAGCGTGGCCCGGCAGGTGGGCATCGCGCCAGATAACGTGTTCGCCGGCGTGAAACCCGAACAAAAGGCGGGCTTTGTGGAACGGCTGCAGAAGAGCGGCGAGCGCATTGCATTTGTGGGCGACGGCATCAACGACGCGCCTGCACTGGAGCAAGCCGACTTGGGCGTGGCAGTCACGCGTGCGAGCGATGTGGCAAGAGAGGCGGCGGATATCATTCTGCTCAAGTCGGAAATCGAAGCGGTCCCCGAAGCCTTGGGGCTGGCGAGGGCCACGTTAAGAACGATCAAGCAGAACCTGTTCTGGGCATTTTTTTATAATGCCGTCGGGGTGCCGCTCGCGGCGCTGGGATTTTTAAGCCCGATACTGTGTGCTGCCGCGATGGGTGTGTCGGATATCATTGTCATCGGAAACGCACTGCGCCTGCGCCGGTGGAGGTTGCCCGCACGGAACTGA